TATTTTTATCTTCAAATTGAAAAATAACTCCTAACGCATTTTTATTCGTAATTGAAACTTGAGAGTTTACAACAAACGAATTGATAGATGCTTGGTTCAATCAAAATCACAATAAAACTAAAAAAGAAACTAACAAACTTCACAAAATTTGATTATAACTTTGTATAAAAAACAAGAACATTAAACATAAAATACTAAAAATAAAAAAATCAAATGTGCTTTTGTCTATTGCTAAAATTAAAAAGATTTGACTTAATATTACTACTGTTCAAGAGAAAAATTTTTTTGTAATTTCTCTAAGCTCTTTAAGCCTATTCCTTGAATTTGCTCAATGTTTTCTCAACTGATTTTCTTACTTTTATTGTTTTGAAATAATTCTTTTAATTTTATTAATAACTTTTTATTTAACTTTAATGTTTTAAAAGTTTCTTCATTTAAATTGTCAACAAGTAAAGGTTTTTGATTTTGAATTACTATATTTATATCTTTAAATTGTTTTTCTTCTAATTTGAAAGCTGATAAATCAGATTTAGGAAGTGGTTCAAATTTTTTAAAAATATCCTTCAAAATTGTTCCTTTTTTAAAATATTTTTCACCTGGAAATTTTACACTACCTGTAATTTTGGCTTTAATTTCTTGCGTTTGTTTATGAAATGTAGGAATATTGTAAGAGTTATTATTTGTAATATAAAAACCACACAAAACACAAAACAAGATTGTAAAAAAAATACTTAAAACAATTTTTACTTTTTTCTTCATTTTTATACTCCTTTTGTTTTTTAATTTATAATTCTATTTACATCGGTCAATTGCTGCTTTGTAAAAAGTAGAGGAAAGTCCGCGCTAGCACTATCTGAGATGATAGTAGTGTTCATGTTGGATCTAATAAATCCAAGCCTAGACGACAAGTGCCACAGAGACGAATTTATTAAATTAAAGTGAAACGCGGTAAACTCCATGAGCTAGAAACCCAAATTAAGGTAGGGGAATTTGTTTTTTAGAAATCAATAAAAAACAAAAAGTTTTTTAACTTAGATAAATAATTGACACTAGAAATAGTACAGAACGCGGCTTATAGATGTAAAAAACACCTTTTGGTGTTTTTTTTATTATTTTTTATTTTTACACTACATTTAGCTTCAAAAATCAAGAATTTAACAAAAAAAGGAAAATTTTATGATTTTTAAAGTTTTTTTATATAATACGGGCTTAATAGTGATAATCAAAAAAGGGGAACAAATTGAAGAAAAAATTTTTATTAACTTTTTCTAGTTTAACAACAGTTGCTACAACAATACCTTTTATTATTAGTTGTGGTCAAAAAATTCAAGTAGAAACTTCTGAAAAAATTAGAGATGAATACTTTAAAACAGTTAAAGATTATTCAGATAAGTTAAAGGAATTTCAAGAAAAAATTAAAACAATTCGTAATACTAAACCAGATAGTAATACAGAAGAAATTAACAAAATTATCAGCGAAGCACAAGCTTACATTGATCCATTAATTAGGAAATCAAATTATCTTTTTGACAAACTTCATGAATTGGAGAAAAAAGAAGATTCTAGATTAAGAACTGTCAAAATTTTTCATACCAACGATGAACACGGTAGATTAGTTTATGATGATGGAAAATACAACAATTACTCAGGTATGGATAAAACAGGATTATATCTTAAAAAATTCAACAGAGACTTGCTTTTATCTGCAGGTGATTTAATCCAAGGCCTTCCACTCTCTGATACTGACCAAGGAAAAACAATTACTGAAATTGCTAAATATTCAGGTTATGATTCTGTAGCTGTAGGAAATCATGAATTTGACTATGGAATTCAACATATTCTTGACCTTGATAAAGAAGCACAAAAAGAAGAATTTCAAAGAACAATGCCATTTATTTCAGCTAATATTTATTGAAGAAAACCTTCAGAAGCTGAGTTAAGTAAATTGCCTCAAGAAGAAAAAGATAAACGTCCAACTCAATATCAAGAAGGAAAAAGAGTTTTTAAACCTTATATAATCAAAACTTTATCTAATGGTTTAAAAGTAGCTGTATTTGGAATCACTACTCCTGATACTAAAATTACTTCACATCCAAAAAATTCTTTCTGGGTAGAATTTAAAGATCCAGTTCAAGAAGCTAAAAAGGTAATTAATGAAATTAAAACCGAAAATCCTTCAATTTCCTTCATAATTGCAACTACTCACCTTGGAACAGGAAGAAGCAAACAAGAATGAACTTCTGAGTGAGTAGCTGAAAATACTGGTGAAGGACTAGACTTAATTTTGGATGGACATTCACACACATATGTTGAAATACATAAACCAAATAAAGATAAAAATGTTTATGTTACACAAACAGAAGCATATACAAAATGATTGGGTGACATTGATTTAGTATTTGATACTCTAACAGGTGAAATTGTAAAAGTAGTTCAATCCTTAAGAGACATAAACCAAATTAATATTGTTACTAAAGATATTCCAAATTACTTAATTTCACAACTAAAAAAAGAATATGACAAGGAAAATAAAGTAGTTGTCTTTAATTCACCAGGTGTATTTAAACATGTTCAAACAATAGACATAGATAAGACTCCTTACTGAATAGGAAGAGTCCAAGCCACAACATTAGGTGCTATGGTATCTGATTCACTTGCTTGAGAATTTGCAAAAACCAAAGTTTGAGAAGGAAAATCAGATTGAGAAGCTGCAACTCTTGATAACTCATTAGCGCTTGTAAATGGTGGAGGATTAAGAACTGATTTAAAAAAGGGTGACATTACAAAAGGAGACATTTTAGGGCTTAGTCCTTTTGGAAACAGAATTGTAACTATTAGACTAAAAGGTGATACCTTAAAAGAAGCTCTTTCATATGGTTTATCTAAAGGTAGAAGTGGTGGTTTTGCTCAACTTTCTTCAAACGTTTCCTATGATGTTAAAGTAGAAAAAGGATTAGATGCTAAAACTAATAAACAGGCTTGATTGTGAAAACCTGAAGTAAATTCCTTCAAAATCAACGACAAACCTATAGAAGATAACAAGTTCTACTACTTAAGTACAAATGATTTTGTTTCTGTTGGTGGAGATGGTTATAAAATGTTAAACCTAAATGAAAATGACAAAATCGAAAGAGCTTACGAAGGTGGCAAATACATTGAATCATTAATTAAATATGGTCAATATGTTCAAAAATTAGATAGTAATACAGCAACAGACAAAGAATTATTTGCACATAAATTAAGTGAATACTTAGTTGATGGTTACTTATCAAAACAAAAAGTTGAAATACCTGAAGAAGCTAAAGTAAAAAGAGGACCTGTAGTTTAATTATTAATTTATTACTTCAAAAAGCACACTTCGAGTGTGCTTTTTGAATTTTTTTATTGTTAAATTTACAAAAAAAAAAAAAAGAATAAAATTTACTTAGATTTTGGAGTATTATGAAAAAACTAAAAAGTTTATTATTGATAGCTGTAATTCCTTCATTTTCCTTCTTAATTTCTTGTGCAGAAGAAAAATCAAGCAAGCAACTTTTAGAAGAAATTGCTTTAAAAATAAAGCCTTTTATTAATTCTAATAAGAAGTTTGACCAAAGAGTATTGCAAAAAGTAGATTTTGAGAAGAAAGATAATAACGAAGCAACCTTAAACATTGCTTTAAATCCTGATTTTTTTTCTATTTTTTCTGATCCGAGATCAAAATTAAATTTAGAAGTGAGAATTACTGGAATAAAAGATACTCAATATAAAAGAAAAACTGATTTTGGAGATAATCAAGTTAATTTTGAGTTTCAAAATTTAGACCCTACTGTAGACTATCAAGTGGGCCTTATTATGATTAATGACAGAGT
This Mycoplasma sp. 1654_15 DNA region includes the following protein-coding sequences:
- a CDS encoding MAG0490 family ComEA-like DNA-binding protein — its product is MKKKVKIVLSIFFTILFCVLCGFYITNNNSYNIPTFHKQTQEIKAKITGSVKFPGEKYFKKGTILKDIFKKFEPLPKSDLSAFKLEEKQFKDINIVIQNQKPLLVDNLNEETFKTLKLNKKLLIKLKELFQNNKSKKISWENIEQIQGIGLKSLEKLQKNFSLEQ
- a CDS encoding 5'-nucleotidase C-terminal domain-containing protein, translated to MKKKFLLTFSSLTTVATTIPFIISCGQKIQVETSEKIRDEYFKTVKDYSDKLKEFQEKIKTIRNTKPDSNTEEINKIISEAQAYIDPLIRKSNYLFDKLHELEKKEDSRLRTVKIFHTNDEHGRLVYDDGKYNNYSGMDKTGLYLKKFNRDLLLSAGDLIQGLPLSDTDQGKTITEIAKYSGYDSVAVGNHEFDYGIQHILDLDKEAQKEEFQRTMPFISANIYWRKPSEAELSKLPQEEKDKRPTQYQEGKRVFKPYIIKTLSNGLKVAVFGITTPDTKITSHPKNSFWVEFKDPVQEAKKVINEIKTENPSISFIIATTHLGTGRSKQEWTSEWVAENTGEGLDLILDGHSHTYVEIHKPNKDKNVYVTQTEAYTKWLGDIDLVFDTLTGEIVKVVQSLRDINQINIVTKDIPNYLISQLKKEYDKENKVVVFNSPGVFKHVQTIDIDKTPYWIGRVQATTLGAMVSDSLAWEFAKTKVWEGKSDWEAATLDNSLALVNGGGLRTDLKKGDITKGDILGLSPFGNRIVTIRLKGDTLKEALSYGLSKGRSGGFAQLSSNVSYDVKVEKGLDAKTNKQAWLWKPEVNSFKINDKPIEDNKFYYLSTNDFVSVGGDGYKMLNLNENDKIERAYEGGKYIESLIKYGQYVQKLDSNTATDKELFAHKLSEYLVDGYLSKQKVEIPEEAKVKRGPVV